GATTGTCCCAAGGGATACATTAGAAACACGCTGACAAATACGGCGATGGGACCACTGAAGGCGATCGCGTTGTAGGGGCGTATTCCTACTAGACGGGATATTTCAAACTGGCGTAGCATGAACCCTATTAATGCAAAGGCTCCGTGCAGAGCTACAAAGGGCCATAGTCCTCCTAGTTGACACCAACGGGTGAAGTTCCAGCTTGCTTCTGGTCCCCACAGGAACAAGATGGAGTGTCCCATGCTGTCTGCTGGTGTGGATACCGCTACGGTGAGGAAGTTACATCCTTCTAGGTAGGAACTTGCTAAACCGTGGGTGTACCAAGATGATACAAATGTGGTGCCTGTCAGCCATCCACCTAATGCCATGTAGGCACAGGGGAACAGTAGTAAACCAGACCAACCTACGAATACAAAGCGATCGCGCTTGAGCCAGTCATCGAGAACGTCGAACCATCCTCTCTGTTCTGATACGCGCCCAACTGCAATAGTCATTTAGAACCTCACAGAATTTTGCTTATCTTGAATAGATGGCTAGATTTGTTTCTTTTGATGCTTTATTAACAGTTTTGTTAAGGGGGGAATTGCAATTTTCCCTACCACTCCCTAGAGTGGACCGTTAACATTTCTTAAATTAGCACAAATTAGGTTACTTCGCTGATCCTATCCTAGGATTCTGCAGTTTCCACTAACTAGCCCTTTAATAATTATTAGCAAAAAATTTACAAAATGACACACCTTACTCAGAAATCTTCAATAACCGAGTATAAATACTTAAAAAATCTAAGTTAAGCTCAAAATGGTTACAAATTATGCCACAATATGAGCTGAACGTGATTGAATAATCGATGAAAGCATCATTAAGCTCTACTGACAGTTTGATTTTACGCCAGGAAATCCTTGGCTCTCGCCGTTTCAGCAACTATTTTTGGGCGATAGCTACCTCAATGGGTGGAATCGGCTTTCTTTTAGCGGGTCTTTCTAGCTATTTCCAGAAAAATTTACTGTTAGTTAGCGACCCGACTAGTTTACAATTTATACCTCAAGGTATCGCTCTACTTTTTTACGGAGTAGCAGGGTCGTTACTAGCTGCTTACCTTTGGTTGACCATTTTTTGGAACATTGGGGGTGGTTACAACGAGTTCAACAAAAATACTAATCAAGTGACTATTTTTCGCTGGGGTTTTCCAGGTAAAGATCGTAGAATTCAATTTACCTGTCCTTTAGAAGAAGTACAAGCCATACGGGCTGAAATCAAAGAAGGAATTAATCCTAAGCGCGCTCTCTATCTGTGTAGTAAGCAACGTCGAGATGTCCCACTCACTAGAGCAGGAGAGCCTATACCTATCTCAACTCTGGAAAATCAAGGAGCAGAATTAGCTCGCTTTTTAGGAGTTCCTTTAGAAGGTTTGGCATGAACAAAATTAGGATTCCCGTATTTATACTCATTTTATGCTGTAGCTTGATCTTGGAATCGTGCAACCAAGGTAATGCTACATTTACTGCAACTGAAGTTAATGTTACCAATACAGAAATAGCCATGAAAGCATCTTTACCCAGACTAGAAGGAAAAGCTATAGTTAAGCTGATCGTTAACGATTCACCTATACTGGTGGAGGTAGATGGAAATTATGCTCCTATTACCGCAGGGAACTTCGTTGATTTAGTAGATCAAGGTGTTTATAATGGACTAGCTTTTCACCGCGTCGTCAAAGAACCTCAACCCTTTGTTGTACAGGGAGGAGACCCCCAAAGCAAAGACCCAAGCGCACCTGTAGGTAACCTGGGAACTGGGAGTTTTATTGATCCAGATACCTCACAACCTCGTTACATACCTTTGGAAATCCAAGGGGAAAATAGTAGTGAACCTACCTATAGTAGAACGATTCAAGCAGTACCAATCCTACCTCATCGTCGCGGCGCGGTAGCCATGGCGCGATCGCAAATGCCCGACAGCGCTTCGGCTCAATTCTATTTTGCTTTGGCTGATTTGGGGTTTTTAGACGGTAGTTACGCTGTATTTGGATATGTTACAGAAGGAATGTCAGTAGTGGACCAAATCAAGCAAGGCGATCGCATACAATCGGCTGAAGTAGTCCAAGGGATTGAAAATCTCAAGCGATGAGTTAGAAAAACGAAACCCTGCTTGAAGATAAAGCAGGGAGATTAGATACCGATAACATATTTTTTCCATTCCTGATTGACATTACCCCTAGTACACTTAGCGATCTCAAAGTGAAGACTACTATAAGGTCGTCTCGGTTGAGATCTTAGACTCATATTCGCTTCTTTAGGGGTACGACTTCCCTTTTTAACGTTACAACGAACACAAGCAGTCACCAGGTTTTCCCAGGTATCCCCACCACCACGAGAACGGGGAATAACGTGATCTAGAGTCAACTGTTCTCCTTTGTAATTACAGTATTGGCAGCTTTGTCGATCGCGCTCTAAAACATTACGACGCGTTAAAGGAATTTCTTTATAGGGCACCCTGACATAGTACAATAACCTAATTACCGTAGGAATAGGAAATTCCTGATAGATTTGCTTACCGTTGTGTTCAAGCCGCTCTGCTTTTCCTTTGAGTAGTAAGACAACCGCCCGACGCCAACTAGTAATGTTGAGCGGTTCATAGGAAGCGTTTAATACTAAAACCTTGCCCATTGGTTTTACAGACACCTACAATTTATCATTGATATTAGCATTTATTCTTAAATTTTACCCAAACTTATGAGTGCAGAAATTATTTGCGTCGGAACCGAATTACTTTTAGGTAATATAGTTAATACTAACGCCCAGTTTTTAGCTCAAGAATTAGCTGACTTGGGTATTCCTCACTACTATGAAACGGTGGTAGGAGATAATCCTCAACGCTTGCAACAAGCGATCGCTATTGCTATAGAACGTGCTTCTATTTTAATTTTTACCGGGGGATTAGGACCCACACCCGACGACCTCACCACTGAAGCGATCGCCTCTTTTTTTCAAACAAGTTTAATAGAAGATCCGGCTATACTCACGGATATTAAGGCTAAATTTGCTCAAACAGGTCGGGAAATGACTCCTAATAACGCCAAACAAGCTCTAATTCCCCAAGGCGCACAAGTGTTACCCAATCCAGTCGGAACCGCACCAGGGATGATTTGGCAGCCACGTCCTGGACTAATTATCCTAACTTTTCCTGGTGTTCCCCGAGAAATGAAAGCCATGTGGCGCACTACCGCGGTCCCCTATCTTAAAAGTCAAGGTTGGGGTAAGGAGATCATCTACAGTCGTCTGTTAAAATTTCGAGGTATCGGCGAATCTGCTTTGGCTGCTAAAGTAGCTAAGTTTTTTGATATGTCTAATCCTACTGTAGCACCCTATGCTTCTTTGGGAGAGGTTAAATTACGTTTATCTGCTAAAGCCAGTTCGGTCGAAACTGCAGTCGAATTGATCGAACCCATGGCGTCAGAAATCATCGCGATCGCCGGTTTAGATTATTGCGGTTCAGATGAAGACACTTTAGCCTCGGTGGTGGGTAAATTATTAACTCAACGCCAAGAGACAATCAGTGTCGCTGAATCTTGTACTGGAGGAGGTATTGGACAATTATTAACCTCTGTTGGTGGGAGTTCGGCTTATTTTAGCGGTGGCATCATTAGTTACGATAATTCCTTAAAAATTCAATTATTAGGCGTAAAAGCTCAAGATTTAGCAGAATTTGGCGCAGTCAGCCCAGAGGTGGCTCAACAAATGGCCTTAAATGTTAAACACCGTTTAAATACTCACTGGGGCTTGAGTGTGACCGGAATCGCTGGACCAGAAGGTGGAACAACCAGTAAACCGGTGGGCTTAGTTTATTTTGGTTTTGCCGATCCCTATGACCAAGTAGATTGTCTGGTCTTTCACTTTGGACCTGACAAAGACAGAGAAACTATCCGTTATTTGAGCGTTCACTACGCGATAGATCAGTTAAGACGCAAACTATCAAAATTTACTTAACTCCAATTAGGTATTAACAGTCTCGAGAAAACTGTGTTATTGTAAAAATATATAAACAGAAAAATAAATCTCAAGCCGTGATTAGTGAGCCGAGTCTATCTTGAAGTCTAAAGTTTTGCTTATTTATGCTTGCTGGGGTTAAGGAAAACGACACTTCTTTTGTTTAGACACGGTTAAATTAACGTTAAGGCAAAAAGATCACAAAAAAACAAGTAAGTACAATTTCGCCAGGAGCACTCTGTTCAATGGACTATATAGAAGAACTTTTGGAAAAGCTCAAAGAATTAGCTCAAAGACTGATTGAAACCCTTTTAGGACCTCAACCTCAACCAGAACAAGAGTTAATTCCTATTCCAGTTGAAGAACCCTATTTCCGTCGGAAGTACTAGTTCACTCCTTTGTCTACCCAAGAACCTCTTCAAATCAGTATTCTCGTTTTACACGGTCCTAATTTAAATCTTCTAGGACTGCGGGAACCTGAAACCTATGGCTCTTTGACCCTGGATGCGATTAATCTGCGGTTGGAAAAAGAAGCTTATGAGTTGCAAGTGGAAATATTCTGCTTGCAATCTAACCATGAAGGTGTATTGATAGATGCAATCCATCAGGCGAGGGAGAAACACCAAGGCATAGTGATTAATCCAGGGGCTTATACTCATACTAGTGTGGCGATTCGAGACGCTCTAGCTGGGGTAGAAATTCCTACGGTAGAGGTTCATTTGAGTAATATCTATCGAAGAGAGTCTTTTCGTCATCACTCCTATATAGCTCCGGTAGCAATTGGACAAGTGAGTGGCTTTGGTGCTAATAGTTATAGCCTGGGGTTAAGAGCGATCGTCGAGTATCTTCGTTGTAACTAATGTCTCATTTTTTAAGATTCAAGATAGCCTGAGCAGTGCGATCGCACACACCCACTTCTCCTAAGAGTTGACGCATTTCCTGATAATCGGCTTGTATTTGAGCAATTCTTGCTTTATTTTCCAATAGATCTTTAGCTTCTTGAACGATCCGCTCACAATTAGCCTCTTCTTGCAATAGTTCCGGTACGATAGTCCGGTTCATCACCAAATTGGGAGGAGACATAAAGGGTATAGAAAACCCCAGTAAATGACGCGCTATCCACATAGTTAGAGGATGAACCCGATACAAAACTACTTGAGGTACATTGAGTAGGGCGATTTCCAAATTTACCGTACCCGATTTAGTGATCGCTAAGTCCGAAGCGGCGATCGCATCTAGAGAGTTTCCCTCAATGATTCTAGCCTGGAGTTGATAAATTTTAATCGCCTCTGCTATAGCAGGACGGTACTTACTCAGGGAAAGAGGAATCAAATACTCTACATTCTGGTTGAGACTAGTTTGAATTACTTGAGCAGCACGGCAGATAACCGGTAAAATATATTTAATCTCCTGTTGACGGGAAGCCGGTAAAAGAGTAATCACGGTTTTATCGGTCGGAATTCCCAAAGCTTGTCGAGCAGTGAGTCGTTGGGGAGCATCAGCTAAGCGATCTAACAAAGGATGACCAACCCAAGTTACATTCATGCCCAAATTTTGGAAAAAACGCGCCTCCTCAGGAAAAATAGCGAGGAGGTAGTCGGTAATTTTCACTAACTGGCGGAGACCTCCTGAAGTTGGTGACCAAACCCAAGTTTGAGGAGCGATATAGTAGACGATAGGAACATTAGGTAGGTGTTGACGTAGATAACCACCGATCGCTAAATTGGGTCCAGAGTAATCAATCAAGACCACTAAATCAGGAGGATGTTGCAATAGATAAGCTTTAGCACGGCGCTGAATTTGCCAAGTGGGTAAAACCAAAGGTAAAGACTCCAACAGTCCCACAGAACCAATAGCACTAGTATTGTGGAGCACAGTTGCCCCCATAGCCGCCATTTGTTCTCCTCCCAGGGCAATAATTTCCAAATCAATATTGTTTTGAGAAGCTTGACGATAAAGGGAGGCGACCAACATCGCTCCTTGTAAATCTCCAGACACTTCTCCCGTACTAATAAAAATGCGCATTATTAACGATTATTGTAGGGAATAGGACCTCTTCTGCCCTCGAGCGTAATAGATTGTTGCAAAAATCGGTATAAGTGTTGAACAGGCTCTTCCTCGCTTTGAGCTAGCAGAGCTAAAGCTTGAGTAAAATTATGATCAGATCGGTAGAGTAGCGCAAAAGCATCTTTTAGAGATTTAAGAGTTTCTGGAGTCATACCCGTGCGCTTGAGACCAACTAGATTGAGCGATCGCACTCGACTAGGATTACCCTCTACTAACATATAGGGAGGAACATCGCGATCAATGCGGCTCATCCCACCCAACATAGCCATAGTACCGATGTGTACGAACTGGTGAACACCTAGAACACCGCCAATCACTGCCTTAGACTCGATGGACACGTGTCCTGCTAGAGCGACGTTATTAGCGATAACTACCCCATTTTCAAGCACGCAATTATGAGCCACGTGGACATAAGCCATGAGTAAATTATGATCCCCAATGAGAGTCACTTCGTTTTCTCCGGTAGCTCGATTAATAGTGACGTATTCACGAATAATATTGTTATTACCGATTTTAACTTTAGATTCAGCGCCCCGATATTTTAAATCTTGAGGTTCTAAACCGATTGCTGCCCCCGGGAAAATGCGATTATCCGAACCTATTTCTGTGGGACCTGCGATAATCACATGAGCACCTATCGTAGTATTAGGACCTATTTTAACCTTATTTTCAATCACGGCGTAGGGACCAATCTCAACGCTAGGATCAATTTCAGCTTGAGGATGTATAACCGCAGTAGGATGAATTATTGTATTCAAAAGAATATCTCCGACTAAGCGAGCACAGCAAACAACATTTCGCCTTGGACAGCTAATTTACCATCCACCCTTCCTTCTCCTTGCATTTTAGCAATACGATTTCTTTTCAAAGATAGAAGCTCCACCGTCATAATTAGCTGATCTCCGGGTACGACGGGAAGACGAAAACGCACTTTTTCAATGCCTGCGAAACCAAAAAACTTATTTTCCATTCCCGGCATTTTTACTAAAACTATACCTCCTACTTGAGCCATGGCTTCGATCATCAAGACACCCGGCATCAGAGGGCGTCCAGGTATATGTCCTTGGAAATATTCCTCGTTAATACTGACGTTTTTTAAACCAACGGCTTTTTCTCCTGGGACGTATTCTATAATACGGTCTACTAGAGCAAAAGGATAACGATGGGGTAAGCTTTTTTGAATTTCCTCAATTGTAAACACCGGGCTTAAGTTACTCCTTGATAATTTGTGCTAATTGAACGTGTAATTGATGACTAGCTTTGTAAGCCAGAAAGTGGGCTCTGGGAATAGTTCCTAGTAAACTTAAATCCCCTACTAAGTCTAAAATTTTATGTCTTACTGGTTCATTATTAAATCTTAAGGGAGGATTGAGCCAATTTTGGTGATCGCAGACTAAAGCGTTATCGAGACTACCGCCCTTGATTAAACCTGCTTGTTGTAGGGAGGCAATTTGACTAGCTAGAGCAAAAGTTCTCGCCGGGGCGATCGCTTCAGCAAAACTTTCTGTATCTGGATGCCAACTATACCATTGATTGCCGATCGCCTTTGTGGGGAAATCTATTCCATAGCTAAAACGAGTAGAAGCTGCGGGTAGAGCTGCCACAAAAGCGTCACCTTGTTGTATCCATACAGGCTTATCTAGAGTGACTCGAGGTAATTCACTACTCGCAATAGAAGTTAGACCCACTCTAGTAATATTTTCCACCCAAACTTTAGCCGATCCGTCTAGTAGAGGTAATTCTGGTCCATCGATTTCAATGCGGACGTGATCTACTCCACTAGCGACTAAAGCCGCCAGAAGATGTTCCACCGTCCTCACTTTAGCGCTTCCTATCCCTAACTCCGTTGATAAAAGCGTTTGTTCCACCGCTGAGACTTGAGCGGGTATTTGGGGTTTTTCGGGTAAATCTATGCGAACAAAATAACGTCCTGTAGGATGCTCACTTGGTATAACCGTTACGCGAGTTTGATCCCCTGAATGTAAGCCTATACCCGAAACGCTAAAAGCGGAGCTAACAGTTTGTTGCATAGAGTTAAAATCTTTCTCCAATACCGAAATGTATACGACTATCCCCCTCATCATTGACACCATAATCTATCCTAATCGGACCCAAGGGAGATTGAACGCGAACTCCGAGCCCATAACCGTAACCACTTCCTGGTAAACCTCTAATTCCGGCGGGATCTCCTGGCACACCACTGCCGCTTCCCAAATCTGTACCCGCGTCAAAAAATAGCGCCCCACCCACTATGGAGAAAATAGGAAAACGGTATTCTGCCGTAAATTGTGCGTAACTACGTCCACTTCCCATCTCTCCTTCGGCGTAACCTCTAACGGAGTTACTTCCTCCCAAAACAAAAGCCTCGTAGGGAGGTAAATCGCCTATAACAGTCCCCGCTTGGAAGTTAAAAGCTAAAGCTTGGGGTTTATCTTTAGCAAAATCAAAATTTAGCAATTTCAAGGGTATATAGTAACTATAACTACCTCTGACTCTATTGAGCAAAATATTACCAGAGCCGACGGGTACTGTCTGTTCTACCCCCAGTCTTAACACGTAACCACGGGTAGGTTGCAGGGGATCATTGCGCAAATCTCGAGTGGCGCCAAAGCGCAGTGTGATCAAGTCATCGACACCACTGTCGCTAAAAGCGAGGTTAATAGAATTATCTTCAGGTCTAGCACGACGGGCAAGATCTCCGTCGGAGTTTTCTATGCGTACATTTTCGTATTGTAGTCCTGTAGAGAGTACCCATTTAGCCCGTTCGTAGGGTGAAGCCGCCAAAGGACGAGAAAAGTTGATACCTCCACCAGTTCTCACTACCCGGGGTCTTGAGTCTCCATTGGCAGTTCTGATAGTACTATCATCCCCATCATAAACTAGGGATATGGAGCGGCGTCGGAAGCCGTTGATACTGTATGAAGTTCGTCGGGGAGAAGTAGCGATCCAGGGATCGGTAAAATTGACGTCGAATAGGAGTTCTCTAATCCCCAGTTGCAGTTCAGCCCCTAGAGTTTGATTGTTACCACCTAGGTTTCTTTGTTGGTAACTAATAGTTCCGAATAAACCACTGGCGGAACTAATCCCTGCACCTGCGGCTATCGATCCTGTATTGCCTTCTACTACTTCGACGTTAACGACAACCTGACTTGGATCGCTTCCTGGACTAAAAGATAAGCGTACATCCTCGAATATCCCTAGACCGAAAACTCGTTGTAAATCTCTTTGAGCGGTATTGCGGTTAAATACGTCTCCGGGTTTAAGCTCGACTTCGCGGGTAACAATAAAGTCTCTAGTTCTACCATCGACGGGTTGGTTTTCTTCGTCAAAAAATTTGACTTGGATATCTTCAACTACACCTTCGGCGAGGATGAGGGTGACGATTCCTTCGGGTGAAACTTCCGGAGAACCCACCACTTGAGCTAAGTCATAACCATTAGCTGCGTACCATTCGTTAATCTTGGTTATCCCTTCTTGTAATTCTCTCAGGTTGAGAATCCTGCCATATTGGGGTTGAAAAGTCTCTTGTACGAATTCATCGGGTAAGACAGCTTGATCCTCCGGTGCGGGGATGGTTTCTACAACGACTCGAGACAGGATCGGGTTGGGTTGGACTATAAAGCTCAAGCGTACCCCCAGAGGTGTATCTTCTACGTCTACTTCTACTAGAGCAAAAAATCCGCTCAGGTAGATTGCGTTGATGTCGGCTTGAACTTGGGAACGGGTAGTAGTTCTCCCGGGTAGAGTTTGAATGCTATTGTAAATTAGGGTTTTTAATTCTTCGTCATCGGTTCCTACTATGTCGACCTCGGCTACGAGAACTCTGGGTTCTTGGGAGGGTGGGACTGGGTTTTGAGCAATCAGGGGAATAGAGGGTATACTGACAACTTTGGTTGATTTGGGTTCAACCCTGGCTAATTTTTTGGGGTGTTTGACTATAATCTCGGTATTATTAAAATTCAGGGATTTAGTTTTGGCTTCGCCTGGTTCACCGATTAGTACTGTGAGTAGGCCAGCGGTGATTACTAGAGGTAAAATAGGGGGTTTATTTTTAGATTTGAGCACTTCCACACACCAGGTTGATATTGTCGATTTAGATGGGCGCTAGTAGAATTTTAAAGATATCATATTTGTTTATCCGTAACTCTGCTTCTGACTTTTTGATAGGCGGCTTCGATCGCTCCTAAGTCTTGACGAAATCTATCTTTATCCAAGATTCGAGCTTGGGGATCGCTTTCGGTAGCGTCCCAAAGACGACAGGTATCTGGGCTAATTTCATCGGCTAAAATAATATTTCCTTTGGAGTCAAACCCGAATTCTAGTTTAAAGTCTACTAGAGTGATCTCACAATTTAAAAAGAATTTTTGTAGGTGTTGATTGATACTTAGTGCCATCTTTTCTAAGATTTCGAGTTGCTCTGGGGTGACTATTGCCAATAATGACAGGCGATCGCGCGTCAGTAGGGGATCTCCTAGTGCGTCGTTTTTGAGATAAAATTCTACCAAAGGTTGGGGTAAAATGGTGCCCAGTTCTAAGCCCGTTTCTCGAGTCAGACTACCAGCTGCAATATTTCTAACGACTACTTCTAAGGGAATAATTTTTACCGCTTTAACGAGCATTTCGTTGGGCGCTGTTTGTTCCAAGTAGTGAGTGGGTATTCCCTGAGATTCAAGCCATTGAAACAAAATAGCGGAAACGGTGCAGTTTACTTCGCCTTTTCCTGTGATTGTACCTTTTTTTTGGGCGTTAAAAGCCGTGGCGTCATCTTTAAAGTAAGTTAAGAATACATCAGGCTCTTGGGAACGATATACTATTTTGGCTTTGCCTTCGTAGAGTTTTTCTAATTGTGACATGGTAATTCCTTTCAGTTTCTTGTTAACCTATTATCATTTATGCCTGGGTAGAATCATGACAGAAGATCAAGATAAAGAGAATTTTCTCTATCCTAAAGCTCCCTATCGAGGCGATTTTACACCGGAAAATATGGTGTTTAACTCTAATTTACAAGAGTTTGCTCAAAAAGTGATGTATATTTGTAACTTAGAAACTAACGGCAAGATGTCTATCGATGAGGCTTATCAAGAAATTAAGCATCTCTGGAAAAAACTCAAACACAGTAAGAAAGGACTAGGGATAGGGGATAAGCCAGAGTAACCGATGTCTAGCGCGATTAATCTGATTTTTATTGCTTTTTTGGTAACGGCTATTTTAGTAGGGGGTTACAGCGATCGCCTTGAATCTGTTAGTGAGGCTAGTTTTCAATCGGCGAAAACCGCGGTAACTTTGGCGATCGATTTGATTGGTACTATGGCTCTGTGGTTGGGCTTAGTTAGAGTCCTCGAAGCGGGTGGACTGATGTATACTATCGCACTAGCCCTTAAACCGTTGATGTTAAGACTGTTTCCCGATGTTCCTCCCCAGCACCCGGCGATGGGCGCGATGATCCTCAATTTTGCGGCTAATTTGTTGGGTTTGGGTAACGCGGCTACTCCCATGGGGATTAAGGCTATGCTAGAACTCAATAAGCTCAATCCTTTTCCCGGTAGGGCTACTAATGCCATGTGTTTGTTTCTGGCGATTAATACTTCTAGTATCACTATATTTCCTTTGACGGTGATTGGAATGAGGGCTGCAGCTAATAGTAGTTCTCCTGCGGCTATCTGGTTACCTACTTTGCTCGCTACGATTACTTCCACTGTGGTCGCAATTTTAGTTTGTTTGGCTTTTACTCGCAATGAACCAATTGTTACCCCTAATTCTGAGGATTTAGACGAGGAAAATGGCTTAATTGAGGTAGATAAAGGGAGCAGGGAGCAGGGAGCAGGGAGCAGGGAGCAGGGAGCAGGGAGCAGGGAGCAGGGAGCAGGAGGAAGAAGGAAGAAGTTACGAACATTTACTTTATCATCCCCCTAGATGGGCAAGAGTCTCAGCTTGGCTGTTTGTGATAGCTTTTTTGGGGGCGATGATTTCTGGTTTATTGCGTCACGATTGGTCGAGTGGAGAAGATATCCTCTCCCATTGGTTGATCCCAGGGCTGATTCTGTTAATCGTCGCTTATGGTTTCGGTAGAGGGGTAAAAGTTTACGAAGCCGTCACTGAGGGCGCTAAACAGGGTTTTGACATCTCGATTCGTATTATTCCTTTTTTG
This DNA window, taken from Gloeocapsa sp. PCC 73106, encodes the following:
- a CDS encoding nucleoside recognition domain-containing protein, translated to MSSAINLIFIAFLVTAILVGGYSDRLESVSEASFQSAKTAVTLAIDLIGTMALWLGLVRVLEAGGLMYTIALALKPLMLRLFPDVPPQHPAMGAMILNFAANLLGLGNAATPMGIKAMLELNKLNPFPGRATNAMCLFLAINTSSITIFPLTVIGMRAAANSSSPAAIWLPTLLATITSTVVAILVCLAFTRNEPIVTPNSEDLDEENGLIEVDKGSREQGAGSREQGAGSREQGAGGRRKKLRTFTLSSP
- the purC gene encoding phosphoribosylaminoimidazolesuccinocarboxamide synthase; this encodes MSQLEKLYEGKAKIVYRSQEPDVFLTYFKDDATAFNAQKKGTITGKGEVNCTVSAILFQWLESQGIPTHYLEQTAPNEMLVKAVKIIPLEVVVRNIAAGSLTRETGLELGTILPQPLVEFYLKNDALGDPLLTRDRLSLLAIVTPEQLEILEKMALSINQHLQKFFLNCEITLVDFKLEFGFDSKGNIILADEISPDTCRLWDATESDPQARILDKDRFRQDLGAIEAAYQKVRSRVTDKQI